GCCGTGGTGCTCGGATGCCTGCTCGGCGGTGTCCTCGGAAACCTCACGGATCGTCTCTTCCGCGACCCCGGCTTCCCGATGGGTCACGTCGTCGACATGATCTCCATGCCGTGGATGATGCCCGCGATCTTCAACGTCGCGGACATCTTCATCGTCACCGGCATGATCTCGGTCGCGCTGCTGGTCGTCTTCGGACTGCGCTTCGACGGCACGCGCGAGCGTGACCACGCTCCCGTCGAGACCGACGAGGAGGCCGAGGCCGCCGCGGTGGCCGAGGCACGGGCCGAGGCAGAAGCCCAGGCGGCTGCGGATCGGACCGCACCGGAGGCACCGGCCGGCGCCGCGGACGGACGCTGAGCGTGGAGTTCCGCTCCCTCCCCGTCCCTGACGGACTCGAAGGCACGCGCGTCGACGCCGCCCTGGCCAAGATGCTCGGGTTCTCGCGGACGTTCGCGGCGGATGTCGCCGCGGCCGGCGGCGTGCGCCTCGACGGAGTGACGCTCGACAAGTCGGATCGCCTGCGCGGCGGCGGCTGGCTCGAAGTGGAGTGGCAGCCGAAGGAGGAGCCCCGCATCGTTCCCATCGCCGTGCCCGAGCTCGGGATCGTCTACGACGATGACGACATCGTCGTGGTCGACAAGCCCACCGGGGTGGCGGCCCACCCGTCCGTGGGGTGGGAGGGGCCAACGGTGGTGGGCGCTCTCGCCGCCGCCGGCTTCCGTGTCTCGACGAGCGGTGCTCCCGAGCGTGCGGGGGTCGTGCACCGTCTCGATGTCGGCACCAGCGGGCTGATGGTCGTCGCGAAGAGCGAGACCGCGTACACCGCGCTCAAGCGCGCCTTCAAGGAGCGCACGGTCGAGAAGATCTACCACGCCGTCGTGCAGGGGCATCCCGATCCCTTGACGGGCACCATCGATGCGCCGATCGGTCGGCACCCGAACCACTCCTGGAAGTTCGCGGTCGTCGCCGACGGCAAGCCGTCGGTGACCCACTACGAGACGCTCGAGGCGTTTCCCGGCGCCTCTCTGCTGGAGATCCATCTCGAGACCGGCCGGACCCATCAGATCCGCGTCCACATGGCCGCCCTCCGGCATCCGTGCGTCGGCGACCCGCTCTACGGTGCGGACCCCACCCTCTCGGCCAGGCTCGGCCTGACGCGTCAATGGCTGCACGCGCACAGGCTCGCGTTCACGCATCCGACCACGGGGGAGTGGGTGCAGTTCGAGTCAGGGTACCCGGCGGACTTCGAGCACGCCCTCGAGGTACTGAGGGGCGAATAGCCTCGGCCCGATGTCCGCGGGGTGCGCGAGACTGTGCGCATGAGCATCGAGGTGCGACCGGCGACCGAGTTCGCCGACGTGGCCACGCTCGTCGGGCCGAAGAAGCCGACGTCGAACGTGTGCTTCTGTCTGAGCTATCGGATCGGCAGCAAGGAGAACGTGGCGCTGCGGGGGCAGGAGCGCGCTGATCGCGTGCAAGAGCTCTGCCGTCACGATCCTCCGCCCGGCCTCATCGCGTACCTCGGCGATGAGCCTGTCGGGTGGGCGGCGCTGCATCCTCGACGCGACACGAGCTTCGCTCGCAACCGTCTCATCCCGCATGTCGACGACCTCGACGTGTGGTCGCTGTGGTGCATCCGCGTGCGTCCGGGGCATCGGGGGCAGGGGATCTCGCACGCCCTCGTCGACGGTGCGATCGCCTATGCGACGTCGAGAGGCGCTCCGGCGATCGAGGGGTACCCGGTCGACAACCGTGGCGAGAAGGTCAATCAGACGATGGCGTATGTGGGCACGCGACGCCTCTTCGAGAAGGCCGGCTTCGTCAAGGCAGCAGATACGGGGTCCACGCTCGACGGTTTCCCACGGGTCCTGATGCGGCTCGCGCTGGACTGAGCACGGGGGCTCCGTCGGCGTCCGATGTCGGATGCCGAAAGTAGACTCGAAGGCATGGCATCCGACTCCTTCGTCCACCTGCACGTGCACAGTGAGTACTCGATGCTCGACGGGGCGGCGAAGATCGCGGCGATGACCCAGGCGGCCGCTGACTACGACATGCCGGCCATCGCCGTCACCGATCACGGCAACACCTTCGCGGCGTTCGAGTTCTACAAGGCGGCGAACGCCGCCGGCGTCAAGCCGATCATCGGCCTCGAGGCCTACGTCACCCCCGGCACCCACCGCAGCGACAAGTCGCGCGTGCAGTGGGGCTCACCGGATCAGAAGAGCGACGACGTCTCCGGCTCCGGTGCGTACACCCACATGACGATGTGGAGCGAGAGCACGCAGGGGATGCACAACCTGTTCCGGCTCAGTTCGCTGTCGAGCATGGAGGGCTACTACTTCAAGCCGCGTATGGACCGCGAGCTCCTGCAGACCTACGGCAAGGGGCTGATCGCGACGACCGGATGCCCCTCCGGTGAGATCCAGACCCGACTGCGCCTCGGCCAGTACGACGCCGCGCGTGCGGCGGCGGCGGAGTTCCAGGACCTGTTCGGCAAAGAGAACTACTTCGCCGAGATCATGGACCACGGCCTCTCGATCGAGCGGCGCGTGATGACCGACCTCATCCGGCTGGCCAAGGACCTGAAGATCCCGCTGGTCGGCACGAACGACTCGCACTACACGCACCAGCACGAGGCCGACGCGCACGAGGCGCTGCTGTGCGTGCAGTCCGGCTCGACGCTCGACGACCCCAACCGCTTCAAGTTCGACGGCGACGGCTACTACATCAAGACCGCCGCCGAGATGCGCCAGCTGTTCCGCGATCACCCCGAGGCCTGCGACAACACGCTGCTGATCGCCGAGCGGTGCGAGGTCGAGTTCAACACCGCAGCGAACTACATGCCGCGCTTCCCCGTGCCGGACGGCGAGACCGAAGACAGCTGGCTCATCAAAGAGGTCGAGGCGGGCCTGCACTACCGCTACCCGAGCGGCATCCCCGACAAGGTGCGCAAGCAGGCCGAGTACGAGACCGGCATCATCCTGCAGATGGGCTTCCCCGGCTACTTCCTCGTCGTCGCCGACTTCATCAACTGGGCGAAGGACAACGGCATCCGGGTGGGACCCGGTCGAGGCTCCGGTGCAGGATCGATGGTCGCCTACGCCATGCGGATCACCGACCTCGACCCCCTCGAGCACGGCCTGATCTTCGAGCGCTTCCTCAACCCCGACCGTGTCTCGATGCCCGACTTCGACGTCGACTTCGATGACCGTCGTCGTGGCGAGGTCATCGACTACGTGACCAGGAAGTACGGCTCCGAGCGCGTCGCACAGATCGTCACCTACGGCACGATCAAGTCGAAGCAGGCACTCAAGGACGCCGGCCGCGTGCTGGGCTTCCCGTTCAGCATGGGGGAGCGCCTGACCAAGGCGATGCCGCCGCCCGTGATGGGCAAGGACATGCCTCTGGACGGCATGTTCGACTCGGCGCACCCGCGGTACAAGGAGGCGAGCGAGTTCCGTGCCCTCATCGAGACCGACCCCGAGGCGAAGACGGTCTTCGATCGCGCGCTCGGACTCGAGGGTCTGAAGCGGCAGTGGGGCGTGCACGCCGCCGGCGTCATCATGTCGTCCGAGCCGCTGCTCGACATCATCCCGATCATGCGCCGCGAGCAGGACGGGCAGATCGTCACGCAGTTCGACTACCCGTCGTGCGAGTCGCTCGGACTGATCAAGATGGACTTCCTCGGGCTCCGCAACCTGACGATCATCTCCGATGCGCTCGACAACATCCGCACCAACCGCGGCGAGGAGCTCGACCTCGAGCATCTCGCCCTCGACGACCGCGGCGCCTACGAGCTGCTCGGGCGTGGAGAATCGCTCGGCGTCTTCCAGCTCGACGGTGGGCCGATGCGCGCGCTCATGCGCCTCATGCGCCCCGACAACTTCGGTGACATCTCGGCTCTCATCGCGCTGTACCGCCCTGGTCCCATGGGCGCGAACTCGCACACCAACTACGCGCTGCGCAAGAACGGCCAGCAGCCGATCACGCCGATCCACCCGGAGTTCACGGAGTCGCTCGCCGACATCCTCGACGAGTCCTACGGCCTGATCATCTACCAGGAGCAGGTGATGGCCATCGCGCAGCGGGTGGCCGGGTTCTCGCTCGGCCAGGCCGACATCCTCCGCCGAGCGATGGGCAAGAAGAAGAAGTCCGAGCTCGACAAGCAGTTCGAGGGCTTCCAGGCCGGGATGCACGCGAACGGATACTCCGACGGCGCCGTCAACGCGATCTGGGAGATCCTGCTCCCGTTCTCGGACTACGCCTTCAACAAAGCGCACTCCGCCGCCTACGGGGTGGTCTCGTACTGGACCGCGTACCTCAAGGCGCACTATCCCGCCGAGTACATGGCGGCGCTGCTCACCAGCGTCGGCGACTCGAAGGACAAGATGGCGCTGTACCTCAACGAGTGCCGGCGGATGGGGATCAAGGTGCTCCCGCCGGACGTGTCGGAGTCGATCAACTACTTCGCCGCCGTCGGCGACGACATCCGCTTCGGTCTCGGCGCTGTCCGCAACGTCGGCAGCAACGTCGTCGAGGGCATCGTGCAGGCGCGCAAGGACGAGCGGTTCACCTCGTTCCACCACTTCCTCGACAAGGTGCCGCTGCACGTCGCGAACAAGCGCACCGTCGAGTCGCTGATCAAGGCGGGCGCCTTCGACTCCATGGGCGATTCGCGTCGCGCGCTGCTGGAGGTCCACGAGGATGCCGTCGAGGCGGCCGTCGACCGCAAGCGCAACGAGGCCCAGGGGGCCATCGGGTTCGACTTCGACAGCCTGTACGACGGGATGGAGGAGGCCGCCCCGGCGAAGGTCCCGCCGCGCCCGGAGTGGATCAAGAAGGACAAGCTCGCCTTCGAGCGGGAGATGCTCGGGCTCTACGTCTCCGACCACCCGCTCGCAGGACTCGAGGTGCCGCTTGCGAAGCACGCGTCGATCTCGATCCATGACCTCATCAACTCCGACGACATGCAGGACGGAGACCAGGTCACCGTCGCCGGCCTCGTCACCAGCGTCCAGCACCGTGTCGCGAAGGCCAGCGGCAACCCCTACGGCATGATCACCGTCGAGGACTTCAACGGCGAGGTGACGGTCATGTTCATGGGCAAGACCTACACCGAGTTCCAGCACATCCTGCAGCAGGATTCGATCCTGGCCGTGCGGGGCCGGGTGTCCAAGCGCGATGACGGCATGAACCTGCACGCCCAGTCGGCGTTCGCACCCGACGTCGGCTCCTTCGACGCGGCGGGGCCGCTGGCTCTCGTGCTCGCGGAGCAGCGCGCCACCGAGCGGGTCATGAACGAGCTGGCAGACGTGCTGCGTCGGCACAGCGGAGACACCGAGGTGATCCTGCGGGTGCACCGTGGTGGCACGGCCAAGGTGTTCGACGTGCCGATGCCGGTGAAGGTCTCGGCTGACCTGTTCGGCGACCTCAAGTCGCTCCTCGGACCGACCTGTCTCGGCTGATCGGCGCGGTCACCCGTGACCTCCGATGACGACCTCCCTGGCGCACCGGGTAGGATCAGGACGCGTTGGGTGCAGGGCGTCCGAGCCTTCGCACCGTGACGAAAGGACCTCCCCATGAGCACGGAATCCCCCTTCCCGAGCACTGACGGCCCCGATGCAGAAGATGCTGCCGCGGCATCCGATCCGACCGTCGACGAGGACTTCTCCGACGAGGACGGCGTCCTGTACGACGACGAGGTGACGCCGGAGTTCGGCATCCTCGGCTTCACCCTGCGAGAGCTGCTCATCGTGGGCGTGTGGGCGATCGCCTTCATCGCCTCCTTCTTCCCGTATGCCGGGGGAACCCCCGTCTGGGGCACCGGCCTGCACTGGATCCTCCCGATCGGAGTCCCGACCGTCGCCGTGTTCCTGCTGGTCCTGCGGCGGTTCTCGCCCGACGGGATCCGCCGGGTCGGCTCGCTCGGCATCGATCAGTTCGCATCCGTCGCCTTCTCCGTCGCTGCTGTGTTCTGGCTCGCGGCGCTGTGGGATGCGGTCGCCTTCGCGATCGGGTTCGGCACGTTCGGGCTGTACTGGAACGGCGTGGTGCAGCTGATCGCGATGCTCGCGCTCGTGGTCCTCACCGTCTTCGCCCCGCTCGTGCCCGGCCTGAAAGAGGACTTCCACGGTCGACTGGTCACGCTCGCGCACCGCAACGCGAACCCGGTCCGCCCGGTGATCGCTCGCCCGCGTCCTGAGCCGACGGCAGCTGCGGAACCGGCGCCTGCGGCTTCCGCCGCTGAACAGGACCCGGCAGTCGAGCAGCCCGATGCGCCCTACGAGGCGCCCGCGGCGGCACCCGGCGAGGGCGACACCACCGCGTACGGCGCAGCGTACGGCGCGCCCGCCGGCGTGTACACCGCGCCCGCTGCGGGACTCGACATCGAGCTGTCGGGAGAGCATGCGACCGATGAGGTCGCTCGACTCGACCTGGCCGAGCAGGTGCCGCTGTCCTCGCACGCCTCGGGTGGCGGCACAGGAACGGACGAGGTCACCTCGGACGAGGAGTACACCCCGACCTACTCGCGCCGGTCGTGGGGCCAGGAGCCCGAGATCGTGTCGGACACCGGCAGCATCGAATCGCTGATGGGCGCGCGCGCACAGGACGTCGCCTCACCGGAGACGACGGCTTTCCCCGCGATCGACGATGACCTCGACGCCACGAATCCCCGGGAGCAGGCGCCGACCCCGCAGCCGTTCTGGATCCTCGCGCCCACCGAGCGCGATGTCCACGACGAGCGCGGCGAGGCGATCTTCCGGATCGGGCCGAACGCCTGGGCGCTCGTGATCGAGGATCGCGGCGGGGCGTACGTCGTCCGACACGACGACGGCCGGATCGGCTACCTGCACGACATCGCAGACATCACGAAGGGCTGATCGTGCGCACGATCGATCTGCGAGGGCGCACGCTCTCGCCGGCTGACATGCTGGCCGCCGTCCCCCGGGCCACCCAGGCGCGGGCGGAGGCTCTCGACACCGCGACGCGGATCGTCGAGGACGTCAGGGAGCGCGGAGAGGTGGCGTTGCGCGAGCAGGCGGAACGCTTCGACCACGTGGTCGACCACCGCATCCCTGTGCCGGCCGAGCACATCGCCGACGCGCTGGCCGCGCTCGAGCCCGAAGTGCGTGCTGCCCTCGACGAGGCGATCCGGCGCGTGCGCATCGCGTCGGCGGCCCAGGTGCCCGCGACGCAGGTCACCAGGATCGGCGAGGGAGCGACGATCACGCAGCGCTGGCAGCCCGTGCACCGCGTGGGGGTCTACATCCCCGGCGGTAAGGCTGTCTATCCCTCGAGCGTGATCATGAACGTGGTGCCCGCCCAGATCGCGGGGGTCGAGCAGATCGCCCTCGCCTCGCCGCCGCAGCACGACCAAGGCGGCCGCGTCCACCCGACGATCCTCGCCGCTGCAGCGCTGCTGGGCATCACCGAGGTGTATGCCATGGGCGGCGCCGGTGCCATCGGCGCCTTCGCCCATGGGGTCGCGGACATCGGACTCGACCCGGTCGATGTGCTGTCCGGCCCCGGCAACAACTACGTCGCGTCTGCGAAGCGCGCCGTAGCGGGCGTCGTCGGAACCGATTCCGAAGCGGGGGCGACGGAGATCCTCATCGTGGCCGATTCCGCGGCGGACCCGCGACTGGTCGCAGCCGACCTCATCAGCCAGGCAGAGCACGACGAACAGGCCTCAGCGGTCCTCGTCACCGATTCGCCCGAGCTGGCCGAGCGTGTCGCGGTCGACGTGGCGCGCCTGGCGGCGGCGACCCGGCACTCCGAGCGCGTGGCCGCAGCCCTCGACGGGCCGCAGTCGGCGATCGTGCTGGTCGACGACCGTGCGATGGCCACGGCGTTCAGCAACGCCTATGCCCCGGAGCACTTGGAGCTGCACCTGCAGGATGCCGAGGCGGCGGCGGCGACCTTCACGAGTGCGGGCGCGGTCTTCGTCGGCGATCACACCCCGGTGAGTCTGGGGGACTACATGGCCGGCAGCAACCACGTGCTGCCGACCGGCGGTCAGGCGCGATACGCACCGGGGCTCGGCGCGTACACCTTCCTGCGACCGCAGCAGGTGATCTCCTACGACCGGGCCGCCCTCGCCGAGGTGCGCTCCGGCGTGGTCGCTCTCGCGAACACCGAGGTGCTTCCGGCACACGGCGAGGCGATCGAGGCGCGTTTCACCGCGTAGGATCGGTCAGATGCACTGCCCCTTCTGCCGTCACTCGGACTCCCGGGTCATCGATTCCCGCACCAGCGACGACGGGCTGTCCATCCGCAGACGCCGTCAGTGCCCTGAGTGCGGCGGCCGCTTCACCACGACAGAGACGGCGAGCCTCAACGTCATCAAGCGCTCCGGCGTCATGGAGCCGTTCAGCCGCGAGAAGGTCATCTCGGGCGTGCGCAAGGCATGCCAGGGAAGGCCCGTGACCGAGGCGGACCTCGCCATCCTCGCCCAGCGGGTGGAGGAGGCGGTACGCCAGACCGGTGTCTCGCAGCTCGACACGAACGAGATCGGTCTCGCGATCCTCGGCCCGCTCCGCGACCTCGACGAGGTCGCCTTCCTCCGGTTCGCCAGTGTCTACCAGGCGTTCGAGTCGCTCGAGGACTTCGAGAGCGCGATCACCGACCTCCGGGCCGACCACGCGAAGGCCGCGTCCGCCGACCGGTAATCTGGCAGGGATGTATCCGCTGCTCTTCCGCGCTGTCCTGTCGCGCTTCGATCCCGAGTTCGCCCATCACGCCGGCATGGCGGTGATCCGTGTCCTCGGCGCGCCGCCCTTCTCCTGGGCCACCCGCCGGCTGACGGCTCCCGACCCGTCGCTTAGGGTCGAGGCGCTGGGTCTCACGTTCCCGTCTCCATTCGGCGTCGCCGCCGGGTTCGACAAGAACGCCGTCGGCGTGCGCGGTCTCGCCGCTCTCGGCTTCGGCCACGTCGAGGTGGGCACCGTCACCGCCGTGCCCCAGGAGGGCAACCCGCGACCGCGCCTGTTCCGTCTCATCGCCGATCGCGCCGTCATCAACCGGATGGGCTTCAACAACGAGGGGGCGGATGCTGTCGCCCGTCGCCTCGCGAGACTCCGCCGCGGTGCCCCCGACACGGTGATCGGAGTGAACATCGGAAAGAGCCGCGTCGTGGAGGTGGAGCAGGCCACCGCGGACTACGTCGCCTCGGCCACCCGCCTCGCGCCGCTGGCCGACTATCTCGCCGTCAACGTCTCGTCGCCCAACACCCCGGGCCTCCGCGGACTGCAGGCCGTCGAGACCCTCGCGCCGCTGCTCAGGGCCGTACGCGAGGCGGCCGGCTCCACGCCGCTGCTCGTCAAGATCGCCCCCGACCTCCCCGACGAGGAGATCACGGCGATCGCCGAGCTCGCCGTCCAGGAGGGCCTCGCGGGGATCATCGCGCACAACACGACGGTCAGTCGCGAGGGGCTCACGACGGATGCCGCGACGGTCGAGGCAGCCGGTGCCGGCGGCCTCTCCGGCGCGCCGCTGAAGGCGCGATCCCTGCAGGTCCTGCGACTCGTGCGCGCGGCCGTTCCCGCGGACTTCTGTGTGATCGCGGTCGGGGGAGTCGAGACTCCGGCCGACGTCCAGGAGCGTCTCGCCGCCGGTGCGAATCTGGTCCAGGGATACACCGCGTTCCTGTATCGCGGACCGTTCTGGGGGCGTGAGATCAACCGCGGCCTCATCGCAGGCTGACGCTGCCGTCCGGATGCAGTCGAGGCGTCTCCCGCACGTGTGCAGGAGACGCCTCGC
This genomic interval from Microbacterium hydrocarbonoxydans contains the following:
- the lspA gene encoding signal peptidase II, which produces MPGRPPLRRSAAGTIVAILAALVLAADQFVKYLTVENLPLQEPVPVLGEFLQLYYVRNPGAAFSLGSDVTWIFTIALAVVAAVIIWKALGLRSRLWAVVLGCLLGGVLGNLTDRLFRDPGFPMGHVVDMISMPWMMPAIFNVADIFIVTGMISVALLVVFGLRFDGTRERDHAPVETDEEAEAAAVAEARAEAEAQAAADRTAPEAPAGAADGR
- a CDS encoding RluA family pseudouridine synthase produces the protein MEFRSLPVPDGLEGTRVDAALAKMLGFSRTFAADVAAAGGVRLDGVTLDKSDRLRGGGWLEVEWQPKEEPRIVPIAVPELGIVYDDDDIVVVDKPTGVAAHPSVGWEGPTVVGALAAAGFRVSTSGAPERAGVVHRLDVGTSGLMVVAKSETAYTALKRAFKERTVEKIYHAVVQGHPDPLTGTIDAPIGRHPNHSWKFAVVADGKPSVTHYETLEAFPGASLLEIHLETGRTHQIRVHMAALRHPCVGDPLYGADPTLSARLGLTRQWLHAHRLAFTHPTTGEWVQFESGYPADFEHALEVLRGE
- a CDS encoding GNAT family N-acetyltransferase — translated: MSIEVRPATEFADVATLVGPKKPTSNVCFCLSYRIGSKENVALRGQERADRVQELCRHDPPPGLIAYLGDEPVGWAALHPRRDTSFARNRLIPHVDDLDVWSLWCIRVRPGHRGQGISHALVDGAIAYATSRGAPAIEGYPVDNRGEKVNQTMAYVGTRRLFEKAGFVKAADTGSTLDGFPRVLMRLALD
- the dnaE gene encoding DNA polymerase III subunit alpha, whose translation is MASDSFVHLHVHSEYSMLDGAAKIAAMTQAAADYDMPAIAVTDHGNTFAAFEFYKAANAAGVKPIIGLEAYVTPGTHRSDKSRVQWGSPDQKSDDVSGSGAYTHMTMWSESTQGMHNLFRLSSLSSMEGYYFKPRMDRELLQTYGKGLIATTGCPSGEIQTRLRLGQYDAARAAAAEFQDLFGKENYFAEIMDHGLSIERRVMTDLIRLAKDLKIPLVGTNDSHYTHQHEADAHEALLCVQSGSTLDDPNRFKFDGDGYYIKTAAEMRQLFRDHPEACDNTLLIAERCEVEFNTAANYMPRFPVPDGETEDSWLIKEVEAGLHYRYPSGIPDKVRKQAEYETGIILQMGFPGYFLVVADFINWAKDNGIRVGPGRGSGAGSMVAYAMRITDLDPLEHGLIFERFLNPDRVSMPDFDVDFDDRRRGEVIDYVTRKYGSERVAQIVTYGTIKSKQALKDAGRVLGFPFSMGERLTKAMPPPVMGKDMPLDGMFDSAHPRYKEASEFRALIETDPEAKTVFDRALGLEGLKRQWGVHAAGVIMSSEPLLDIIPIMRREQDGQIVTQFDYPSCESLGLIKMDFLGLRNLTIISDALDNIRTNRGEELDLEHLALDDRGAYELLGRGESLGVFQLDGGPMRALMRLMRPDNFGDISALIALYRPGPMGANSHTNYALRKNGQQPITPIHPEFTESLADILDESYGLIIYQEQVMAIAQRVAGFSLGQADILRRAMGKKKKSELDKQFEGFQAGMHANGYSDGAVNAIWEILLPFSDYAFNKAHSAAYGVVSYWTAYLKAHYPAEYMAALLTSVGDSKDKMALYLNECRRMGIKVLPPDVSESINYFAAVGDDIRFGLGAVRNVGSNVVEGIVQARKDERFTSFHHFLDKVPLHVANKRTVESLIKAGAFDSMGDSRRALLEVHEDAVEAAVDRKRNEAQGAIGFDFDSLYDGMEEAAPAKVPPRPEWIKKDKLAFEREMLGLYVSDHPLAGLEVPLAKHASISIHDLINSDDMQDGDQVTVAGLVTSVQHRVAKASGNPYGMITVEDFNGEVTVMFMGKTYTEFQHILQQDSILAVRGRVSKRDDGMNLHAQSAFAPDVGSFDAAGPLALVLAEQRATERVMNELADVLRRHSGDTEVILRVHRGGTAKVFDVPMPVKVSADLFGDLKSLLGPTCLG
- the hisD gene encoding histidinol dehydrogenase produces the protein MVRTIDLRGRTLSPADMLAAVPRATQARAEALDTATRIVEDVRERGEVALREQAERFDHVVDHRIPVPAEHIADALAALEPEVRAALDEAIRRVRIASAAQVPATQVTRIGEGATITQRWQPVHRVGVYIPGGKAVYPSSVIMNVVPAQIAGVEQIALASPPQHDQGGRVHPTILAAAALLGITEVYAMGGAGAIGAFAHGVADIGLDPVDVLSGPGNNYVASAKRAVAGVVGTDSEAGATEILIVADSAADPRLVAADLISQAEHDEQASAVLVTDSPELAERVAVDVARLAAATRHSERVAAALDGPQSAIVLVDDRAMATAFSNAYAPEHLELHLQDAEAAAATFTSAGAVFVGDHTPVSLGDYMAGSNHVLPTGGQARYAPGLGAYTFLRPQQVISYDRAALAEVRSGVVALANTEVLPAHGEAIEARFTA
- the nrdR gene encoding transcriptional regulator NrdR, whose protein sequence is MHCPFCRHSDSRVIDSRTSDDGLSIRRRRQCPECGGRFTTTETASLNVIKRSGVMEPFSREKVISGVRKACQGRPVTEADLAILAQRVEEAVRQTGVSQLDTNEIGLAILGPLRDLDEVAFLRFASVYQAFESLEDFESAITDLRADHAKAASADR
- a CDS encoding quinone-dependent dihydroorotate dehydrogenase, yielding MYPLLFRAVLSRFDPEFAHHAGMAVIRVLGAPPFSWATRRLTAPDPSLRVEALGLTFPSPFGVAAGFDKNAVGVRGLAALGFGHVEVGTVTAVPQEGNPRPRLFRLIADRAVINRMGFNNEGADAVARRLARLRRGAPDTVIGVNIGKSRVVEVEQATADYVASATRLAPLADYLAVNVSSPNTPGLRGLQAVETLAPLLRAVREAAGSTPLLVKIAPDLPDEEITAIAELAVQEGLAGIIAHNTTVSREGLTTDAATVEAAGAGGLSGAPLKARSLQVLRLVRAAVPADFCVIAVGGVETPADVQERLAAGANLVQGYTAFLYRGPFWGREINRGLIAG